A genomic region of Zalophus californianus isolate mZalCal1 chromosome 1, mZalCal1.pri.v2, whole genome shotgun sequence contains the following coding sequences:
- the LOC113918274 gene encoding LOW QUALITY PROTEIN: high mobility group protein B1-like (The sequence of the model RefSeq protein was modified relative to this genomic sequence to represent the inferred CDS: inserted 2 bases in 1 codon) gives MGKGDPKKPRGKMSSYAFFVQTCREEHKKKHPDASVNFSEFSKKCSERWKTMPAKEKGKFEDMAKADKARYEREMNXYIPPKGETKKKFKDPSAPKRPPLAFFLFCSEYRPKIKGEHPRLSIGDVAKKLGEMWNSTAADDKQPYEKKAAKLKEKYEKDIAAYRAKGKPGAAKKGVVKAEKSKKKEEAEDEEDEDDDDE, from the exons atgGGCAAAGGAGATCCTAAGAAGCCGAGAGGCAAAATGTCATCATATGCATTCTTTGTGCAAACTTGCCGAGAGGAGCACAAGAAGAAGCACCCAGATGCTTCAGTCAACTTCTCAGAGTTTTCTAAGAAGTGCTCAGAAAGGTGGAAGACCATGCCtgccaaagagaaaggaaaatttgaagaCATGGCAAAGGCAGACAAGGCCCgttatgaaagagaaatgaa ttaTATCCCCCCtaaaggggaaacaaaaaagaagtttaaGGATCCCAGTGCACCCAAGAGGCCTCCTTTggcctttttcttgttttgttctgagtATCGCCCAAAAATCAAAGGAGAACATCCCCGCCTATCTATTGGTGATGTTGCAAAGAAACTGGGGGAGATGTGGAATAGCACTGCTGCAGATGACAAGCAGCCTTATGAAAAGAAGGCTGCTAAgctgaaggaaaaatatgaaaaggataTTGCTGCATACCGAGCTAAAGGAAAGCCTGGTGCGGCAAAAAAGGGAGTTGTCAAGgctgaaaagagcaagaaaaaggaagaggcggaagatgaagaagatgaagatgatgatgatgaataa